In Lolium rigidum isolate FL_2022 chromosome 7, APGP_CSIRO_Lrig_0.1, whole genome shotgun sequence, the DNA window CAGCGAAAGCAATTGGCTTGCTCGTATAGCAAAAAAATGTGTGGGACGCCGAACGGTATGTGTGTTTCCTGACTTTCCTACTTCACAAACTTTCTTATTTCATAATCACAAACTACATGCAACAGTTCATCTAGTCGGTCCCATCAAACTTTATTTTATTTGCATATCAAAATGCTTGCCTATACTGAGACTGCGCTAATTTTGCGGCAGGTTCGAATCCCGTTCAATGTAAACAATATGCACTGGCATCTACTTGTGTTGAATTTCGACAAAGAAGAGATTCAAGTCCTCAACTCTCTGCCGCTTATTCGTGACGAGGCCAAAGAAACTACACTGGTGGAGTGCATTCAGACATGCATCATAGAAGCAGTCCAGGGCGGCTTGGTACAAACACCAGGTCCCATCAACATTACAGAGTGGAAGAAAGTATGCTATACAAACATCCCACAACAGGAGGATGGGTAAGTATTGAATTCTACATTATTTTCCACCTACAGAATAGTACTGAACTTTAACTATACATTTCAGCTATTCTTGCGGGTCATACACTCTGAAATACATGTTGTATTGGGACGGGGAAAAGATGACCGATGATTTCACACAGGTGAGCGGAACACTAATTTTATTTTCTACCCTTTACTTACTATGCCTACGTCGCCATGCTAACATATGCGTTGCTACCACATTCAGGCACAAATTCATATTTTCAACTGGAAAATATGTACAAGCCTTCTACGTTCAGATTGTAACACGCTTCGACTAGAATCCTATGAGAAACCTATACTGGTTAGTCCGACACAACTGTCTTTTCAATTCAGCAAAATCTTCCATGTTTGCACAGTACAACTAACATACCGGTTTCTGCTCTACAGAAGAAGGCCTACAAAGCTAGAATGGCAAAGCTTG includes these proteins:
- the LOC124669803 gene encoding uncharacterized protein LOC124669803 isoform X2 yields the protein MHWHLLVLNFDKEEIQVLNSLPLIRDEAKETTLVECIQTCIIEAVQGGLVQTPGPINITEWKKVCYTNIPQQEDGLYWDGEKMTDDFTQAQIHIFNWKICTSLLRSDCNTLRLESYEKPILKKAYKARMAKLDKDNAADDDIQVISNPNDASKNEESPPNDASIKEISPPRPIGSQKRKRGRPRKIETLKPTNPVKDQYKLTTDAVTGLVEGRARRKSNPGPQQVSPYKEL
- the LOC124669803 gene encoding uncharacterized protein LOC124669803 isoform X1; translated protein: MHWHLLVLNFDKEEIQVLNSLPLIRDEAKETTLVECIQTCIIEAVQGGLVQTPGPINITEWKKVCYTNIPQQEDGYSCGSYTLKYMLYWDGEKMTDDFTQAQIHIFNWKICTSLLRSDCNTLRLESYEKPILKKAYKARMAKLDKDNAADDDIQVISNPNDASKNEESPPNDASIKEISPPRPIGSQKRKRGRPRKIETLKPTNPVKDQYKLTTDAVTGLVEGRARRKSNPGPQQVSPYKEL